The proteins below come from a single Vibrio cyclitrophicus genomic window:
- the vxrA gene encoding sensor histidine kinase VxrA — protein sequence MNLRWFVIIKKTLTLLIATLSVSVNAFADSLPERIDNFTKLFDHETAVESYDIRLLQADYPTRLIMPSSMLPQTAEYPLKDIQRLYQLSKTCSGKLPLSPLITEPLVFTRALCKGTKLSDRWFSRSGLIHPGGGSYAARYVEKYPEKFDDLKRFMHIQERPNTEHDELLSRLQQMDNEAITALLAGASMFVELNEMWVKRGDRYYLYKESVWNENATLAGLSFSLSSEGNSCFVQRGNVCWEIEDHSELLQVAMFILVIANIMLVLGWAVYRWNSKKQEMKSRMLVLQILTHELRTPIASLSLTVEGFRREFEHLPESVYDEFRRLCEDTRRLRQLAEASKDYLQSDNQPLATEWVPSVEEWLQYKVEEDFAPGIELRVNKDIAAKVNVYWLGTCIDNLIRNAVKYGVAPVILELNTSDKKLTFKVIDNGDLSRKDWGQLRKPFVSKSGLGLGLTIVESMVGKMGGHMTLIGPPTTFILEIPCETDIASR from the coding sequence ATGAATTTGCGTTGGTTTGTGATCATCAAAAAAACATTGACTCTTCTTATTGCTACGTTATCAGTCTCAGTAAACGCCTTTGCTGACTCTTTGCCTGAGCGTATCGATAACTTTACCAAACTCTTTGATCATGAAACGGCCGTTGAATCTTATGATATTCGACTGCTTCAGGCTGATTATCCAACTCGGTTGATCATGCCATCTTCTATGCTGCCACAAACAGCAGAGTATCCGTTGAAAGACATCCAACGCCTATACCAATTATCTAAAACTTGCAGCGGAAAGTTGCCGTTAAGTCCTTTGATCACAGAGCCTTTAGTTTTCACTCGTGCATTATGTAAGGGAACGAAACTTTCCGACCGTTGGTTTAGTCGCAGTGGCTTGATTCACCCTGGTGGCGGCTCTTATGCTGCAAGGTACGTTGAGAAGTACCCAGAAAAGTTTGATGATTTGAAGCGCTTCATGCACATCCAAGAACGACCAAATACAGAGCATGACGAACTCTTATCGCGTTTACAACAAATGGATAACGAGGCCATAACCGCATTGTTAGCTGGCGCGAGTATGTTTGTTGAGCTTAATGAGATGTGGGTAAAACGCGGTGACCGCTACTATCTATACAAAGAATCGGTGTGGAATGAAAATGCAACGCTAGCCGGGTTGTCTTTCAGTTTGTCGTCAGAAGGCAACAGCTGTTTTGTGCAGCGCGGTAACGTGTGTTGGGAAATCGAAGATCATTCAGAGCTGCTACAAGTCGCAATGTTTATCTTGGTTATCGCCAACATCATGCTGGTTTTAGGCTGGGCGGTTTACCGCTGGAATAGCAAAAAACAAGAAATGAAAAGCCGGATGTTGGTGCTTCAAATTTTAACGCATGAATTAAGAACGCCCATCGCGAGCTTATCTTTGACGGTTGAAGGGTTTAGGCGTGAATTCGAACACTTGCCAGAATCGGTATATGATGAGTTCCGTAGATTGTGTGAAGACACTCGTCGTTTAAGACAGTTGGCGGAAGCTAGTAAAGACTATTTGCAGTCGGATAACCAACCACTAGCCACTGAGTGGGTGCCAAGTGTTGAGGAGTGGTTGCAATATAAAGTTGAAGAAGATTTCGCACCGGGAATTGAGTTACGTGTGAATAAAGACATTGCTGCAAAAGTGAACGTATATTGGTTAGGAACGTGTATCGACAACCTAATCAGAAACGCCGTGAAGTACGGTGTGGCTCCAGTGATACTAGAACTGAATACTTCTGACAAGAAGCTGACATTCAAAGTTATAGATAATGGAGACTTATCCCGCAAAGATTGGGGACAGCTAAGAAAGCCATTCGTTAGTAAGAGTGGACTAGGTTTAGGTCTGACAATAGTTGAATCTATGGTCGGAAAAATGGGCGGTCACATGACGCTTATCGGCCCCCCAACAACATTTATTTTGGAGATACCTTGTGAAACAGACATTGCTTCTCGTTGA
- the pntB gene encoding Re/Si-specific NAD(P)(+) transhydrogenase subunit beta has product MSEGLVQAAYIVAAVFFIMSLAGLSKQESARAGNYYGITGMAIALIATIFGPHSSGIVWIIIAMVIGGGIGIHYAKKVEMTEMPELVAILHSFVGMAAVLVGYNSYIDAPEAATHAEHVIHLVEVFLGVFIGAVTFTGSIVAFGKLRGVISSSALNIPHKHKWNLAAIVASTLLMITFVKADGSMFALMVMTLIAFAFGYHLVASIGGADMPVVVSMLNSYSGWAAAAAGFMLANDLLIVTGALVGSSGAILSYIMCKAMNRSFISVIAGGFGQEVVVSDGDEEQGEHRETSAEDVADMLKNSKSVIITPGYGMAVAQAQYPVHEITEKLRAQGINVRFGIHPVAGRLPGHMNVLLAEAKVPYDVVLEMDEINDDFNETDTVLVIGANDTVNPAALEDPNSPIAGMPVLEVWNAQNVIVFKRSMNTGYAGVQNPLFFKENTQMLFGDAKQSCLGILEHL; this is encoded by the coding sequence ATGTCTGAAGGATTAGTACAAGCAGCTTATATTGTTGCTGCTGTATTCTTTATCATGAGCTTGGCTGGATTATCGAAGCAGGAATCTGCACGTGCAGGTAACTATTACGGTATCACGGGTATGGCAATCGCGTTGATCGCGACGATCTTTGGCCCTCACTCGTCAGGTATTGTGTGGATTATCATTGCAATGGTGATCGGTGGCGGTATTGGTATCCACTACGCAAAGAAAGTAGAAATGACCGAAATGCCTGAGCTGGTGGCTATCTTGCATAGCTTCGTAGGTATGGCGGCGGTACTTGTTGGTTACAACAGTTACATTGATGCTCCTGAAGCGGCAACACATGCAGAACACGTCATCCATCTAGTGGAAGTGTTCCTTGGTGTGTTCATCGGTGCGGTTACCTTCACGGGTTCTATTGTTGCGTTTGGTAAGCTTCGTGGCGTTATCTCTTCGTCAGCATTAAACATTCCTCATAAGCATAAGTGGAACCTAGCAGCTATTGTTGCCTCTACATTGTTAATGATCACGTTTGTTAAAGCCGATGGCAGCATGTTTGCGCTAATGGTAATGACTCTGATCGCATTCGCCTTCGGTTACCACTTAGTGGCATCGATTGGTGGTGCAGATATGCCAGTGGTTGTTTCTATGTTGAACTCTTACTCTGGTTGGGCGGCGGCGGCGGCAGGTTTCATGCTGGCAAACGACCTGTTAATCGTAACGGGTGCATTGGTTGGCTCGTCAGGTGCCATTCTGTCGTACATCATGTGTAAAGCAATGAACCGATCGTTTATTAGCGTTATCGCTGGTGGATTCGGTCAAGAAGTGGTTGTGTCTGATGGTGATGAAGAGCAGGGTGAACATCGTGAAACATCGGCTGAAGATGTTGCGGACATGCTGAAAAACTCTAAGTCAGTTATCATCACTCCAGGATACGGCATGGCAGTAGCTCAAGCTCAATACCCGGTGCATGAGATTACTGAAAAACTAAGAGCACAAGGTATCAATGTTCGCTTTGGTATCCACCCAGTTGCGGGTAGGTTACCGGGTCACATGAACGTACTGCTTGCTGAAGCAAAAGTACCTTATGATGTCGTTCTTGAAATGGACGAAATCAACGATGACTTCAATGAGACAGATACTGTATTGGTTATTGGTGCAAATGACACTGTTAACCCAGCAGCATTAGAAGATCCAAACAGCCCAATCGCTGGCATGCCTGTATTGGAAGTTTGGAACGCTCAAAATGTTATCGTGTTCAAACGCTCGATGAATACCGGTTACGCTGGCGTTCAAAACCCATTGTTCTTCAAAGAGAACACGCAGATGCTGTTTGGTGATGCTAAACAGAGTTGCTTGGGTATTTTAGAGCACCTATAA
- the pntA gene encoding Re/Si-specific NAD(P)(+) transhydrogenase subunit alpha, translated as MQIGVPRETLAGETRVAASPKSVEQLLKLGFEVCVESQAGALASFEDTAYEQAGAKVVTADEAWKSDIIFKVNAPIVDESKNEIELLKDGATLVSFIWPAQNPELMEQLSTRNINVMAMDSVPRISRAQALDALSSMANIAGYRAVVEAAHEFGRFFTGQITAAGKVPPAKVLVAGAGVAGLAAIGAAGSLGAIVRSFDVRPEVKEQVESMGAEFLEVDFQEDTGAGDGYAKEMSEAFNKKAEELYAAQAKDVDIIITTALIPGRPAPKLITKEMVDSMSAGSVIVDLAAANGGNCEYTVADQVITTANGVKVVGYTDMVGRLPTQSSQLYATNLVNLLKLLCKEKDGNINIDFDDVVLRGVTVVKEGEVTWPAPPIQVSAQPQQQAKPKAVKPEPKVEEPVSPIKKVAGMAVAVGAFAWIASVAPAAFLSHFTVFVLACVVGYYVVWNVSHSLHTPLMSVTNAISGIIVVGALLQIGQGSGVVTFLSFIAVLIASINIFGGFTVTKRMLEMFRKD; from the coding sequence ATGCAAATTGGTGTACCAAGAGAAACACTCGCGGGAGAAACGCGAGTCGCTGCTTCGCCGAAATCGGTAGAACAGCTTCTAAAATTAGGGTTTGAAGTTTGTGTTGAATCACAAGCCGGCGCGTTAGCAAGTTTTGAAGATACAGCTTATGAACAAGCTGGAGCAAAAGTTGTTACCGCCGATGAAGCGTGGAAGTCCGATATTATCTTTAAAGTTAACGCTCCAATCGTTGACGAGTCTAAAAATGAAATCGAATTGCTTAAAGATGGCGCCACATTGGTCAGCTTTATTTGGCCCGCTCAAAACCCAGAATTAATGGAACAACTGTCCACTCGTAACATCAACGTGATGGCGATGGATTCTGTGCCACGTATTTCGAGAGCTCAGGCGCTAGATGCCTTGAGTTCTATGGCAAACATCGCGGGTTATCGTGCTGTTGTTGAAGCGGCGCACGAATTCGGTCGATTCTTCACAGGTCAAATCACGGCAGCAGGTAAAGTTCCACCAGCGAAAGTGTTGGTTGCCGGTGCGGGTGTTGCGGGCCTAGCGGCGATTGGTGCCGCAGGTAGTTTAGGTGCGATTGTTCGTTCGTTCGACGTTCGTCCTGAAGTAAAAGAACAAGTAGAGTCTATGGGCGCTGAATTCTTGGAAGTCGACTTCCAGGAAGACACAGGTGCTGGTGACGGCTACGCAAAAGAGATGTCTGAGGCATTCAATAAGAAAGCTGAAGAACTTTACGCGGCTCAAGCGAAAGACGTCGACATCATTATTACAACCGCTCTTATCCCTGGGCGTCCAGCACCTAAGCTGATTACCAAAGAGATGGTAGACAGCATGAGTGCAGGTAGCGTGATTGTGGATCTTGCTGCTGCAAATGGCGGGAACTGTGAATACACGGTTGCAGATCAAGTGATCACAACGGCGAATGGCGTGAAGGTGGTTGGTTATACAGACATGGTTGGTCGATTGCCGACTCAGTCATCTCAACTGTACGCAACTAACCTAGTTAACCTACTGAAACTACTTTGCAAAGAAAAAGATGGCAACATTAACATTGACTTTGATGATGTTGTACTGCGTGGCGTTACAGTTGTTAAAGAAGGCGAAGTCACATGGCCAGCGCCACCAATTCAAGTTTCAGCTCAACCACAACAACAGGCTAAGCCAAAAGCTGTGAAACCTGAGCCAAAAGTTGAAGAGCCTGTCTCTCCAATCAAAAAAGTGGCCGGTATGGCGGTTGCCGTTGGTGCTTTTGCTTGGATAGCGTCGGTTGCGCCTGCTGCGTTCTTATCTCACTTTACCGTTTTTGTTCTCGCTTGTGTGGTGGGTTATTACGTAGTTTGGAATGTAAGCCATTCTCTGCATACACCTTTGATGTCCGTTACTAACGCTATCTCAGGGATCATTGTAGTAGGTGCGCTGTTACAGATAGGACAAGGAAGTGGTGTAGTCACGTTCTTGTCATTTATTGCCGTATTAATTGCAAGTATCAATATCTTTGGTGGCTTTACTGTGACCAAACGTATGCTTGAAATGTTCCGTAAAGACTAA
- a CDS encoding HlyU family transcriptional regulator, which translates to MGFFSRLFGGKEKTEQKVDIEPVEYKGFNIYQDAIAESGQYRVAGRIEKEVDGEIKTHRFIRSDVVSNKEDANELMLKKSQMFIDQMGDNIFS; encoded by the coding sequence GTGGGATTCTTTTCTAGATTATTTGGTGGCAAAGAAAAAACCGAACAAAAAGTAGACATTGAGCCAGTAGAATACAAAGGGTTTAATATTTACCAAGATGCCATTGCAGAATCTGGTCAATATCGTGTCGCTGGGCGAATCGAGAAAGAAGTCGACGGTGAAATCAAAACTCATCGTTTTATTCGTTCTGATGTTGTTTCAAACAAAGAAGACGCCAACGAATTGATGCTCAAGAAATCGCAGATGTTCATTGATCAAATGGGCGACAATATATTTAGCTAA
- a CDS encoding late competence development ComFB family protein yields the protein MQISVDVHNYMETLVGHVLTTEEYVSSYTNEQLADLACLALGQLKPIYIRFDIDFLAALPEDKLVLYKRNSEIAVKNAESMIIDDRRRERDDNVPVIFSQHNFDDDVELQWYEKPLLNSK from the coding sequence ATGCAAATCAGTGTGGATGTACACAATTACATGGAAACGCTTGTTGGTCATGTTTTGACTACCGAGGAATATGTGTCTAGTTACACCAACGAACAACTGGCGGATCTCGCGTGTTTGGCGTTAGGCCAACTTAAACCGATTTACATTCGCTTTGATATCGATTTTCTTGCAGCCCTACCAGAAGACAAGTTAGTGCTCTATAAACGAAATAGTGAGATCGCGGTCAAAAATGCAGAAAGCATGATCATTGACGACCGAAGACGCGAACGTGACGACAATGTGCCCGTTATATTTAGTCAACACAATTTTGATGATGACGTAGAATTACAATGGTATGAAAAGCCATTGTTGAACAGCAAATAG
- a CDS encoding GGDEF domain-containing protein, producing the protein MASSFVTSSLFRFCFPLLLLVMLLVGMNNVILVTESNLGFASNLPYILLSVAVLLCHTFRQGRMAMVSSTMLVAYLIIQVRLQTPLNTGTTLLELSLLATLLPVTCLLVYAFPDNGVNSKSMFLYALVVVLFMVWAQLIVSHFHAGGFESWSEGILFTVRDFSKLPFVLVLYSLCLLGLTAILVLVYNRSIDVVVYSAILLASSTFTFFDVQYISSTMFSLSGTLIIIYVMSASHDMAFNDQLTNIPGRHALEVDMKHLGRKYSMAMVDIDHFKTFNDTYGHDIGDDVLKLVARLITETGGGARAYRYGGEEFTIIFKGKYADQVKADLQALISDIQNYDMIIRNTHERPDDHEVGMKKRGQSSNPTEVVNVTVSIGVSDSTTTKHPEEVLKLADNALYKAKETGRNKLIVSN; encoded by the coding sequence ATGGCATCTTCTTTTGTAACGTCGAGCTTGTTTCGATTTTGCTTTCCCTTACTTTTATTAGTAATGTTACTCGTAGGTATGAACAACGTCATTCTCGTGACGGAGTCAAACTTAGGGTTTGCTAGCAACCTCCCATATATTCTATTGAGCGTTGCCGTTCTGTTGTGTCATACATTCAGACAAGGCCGCATGGCAATGGTCTCTTCGACTATGCTTGTCGCATATCTCATTATCCAAGTTCGTTTGCAAACACCGCTAAACACAGGCACTACATTATTAGAGTTGTCTCTCCTTGCCACACTACTGCCAGTTACCTGCTTATTAGTCTATGCCTTCCCCGACAATGGCGTTAACTCTAAATCGATGTTCTTATATGCGTTGGTTGTGGTGTTGTTTATGGTCTGGGCACAGCTTATTGTTTCTCACTTCCATGCGGGCGGTTTTGAGTCGTGGAGCGAAGGCATACTGTTTACGGTAAGAGATTTTTCTAAGCTGCCATTTGTGCTCGTGTTGTACAGCCTTTGTTTATTAGGCTTAACGGCCATTTTGGTTTTGGTTTATAACCGCTCTATCGACGTTGTGGTTTATAGCGCTATCTTGCTTGCTTCATCTACCTTCACATTTTTTGATGTACAGTATATTTCGAGTACGATGTTTTCTTTGTCTGGAACATTGATAATCATCTATGTGATGTCAGCAAGCCACGATATGGCTTTTAATGACCAACTCACTAATATTCCTGGCCGACATGCATTAGAAGTCGATATGAAGCACTTAGGGCGTAAATACTCGATGGCGATGGTCGATATTGATCACTTCAAGACGTTTAATGATACCTACGGACATGACATTGGTGACGATGTTCTCAAGTTAGTCGCACGACTCATCACTGAGACTGGTGGCGGCGCACGTGCTTATCGCTATGGCGGTGAAGAGTTCACGATCATCTTTAAAGGTAAATACGCAGACCAAGTTAAAGCTGACCTACAGGCACTCATCTCTGATATCCAAAATTACGACATGATTATTCGTAATACTCACGAACGCCCTGATGATCATGAAGTGGGTATGAAAAAGCGCGGCCAAAGTAGTAACCCGACAGAAGTGGTGAATGTTACGGTAAGTATTGGAGTATCTGATAGTACGACGACCAAACACCCTGAAGAGGTTTTAAAATTGGCCGACAACGCACTGTATAAAGCCAAAGAAACGGGTCGCAACAAGTTGATTGTTAGTAACTAA
- a CDS encoding Solitary outer membrane autotransporter beta-barrel domain — protein MPHSKLCPLVKTNKAIVLPLFCSVFPAIVSATTLSDLVRKDIERTFATSVLLNDTDVFTFGINNFDPNKVFRLDNEDIGSNDSVSRRKDIASISFPYTFELPEYIEDNHQEITLRLSALRIEKDVVYASTTKSDFQKESVVSGYLEFANVTQLDEHWSFSSAIGNHISYYRNDFEYRSSLLEPYKDQLDGVYLNTDAWAYIVEPKVKLTFEDKHDWGKYKLSTSWHYFNGIGWGEANEGNIGHPEGWYIANEAKIFYDLIRWDKNITSMYSSIRRIDIGGDTVASMGTSSYYEGSVGWLLNPNLFNDWVDNVGIGLTINYGSSLKGGSLVIFFNQD, from the coding sequence ATGCCACACTCAAAGTTATGCCCTTTGGTAAAAACAAACAAGGCGATTGTTCTACCGCTGTTTTGCTCTGTTTTCCCTGCAATAGTGAGTGCCACTACGTTGTCTGATCTAGTTAGAAAGGATATCGAACGCACGTTCGCGACGAGCGTATTGCTTAACGATACGGATGTGTTTACTTTTGGTATTAATAACTTTGATCCCAATAAAGTTTTTCGTTTAGATAACGAAGACATTGGTTCCAATGATTCTGTGAGCCGAAGAAAAGATATTGCTTCGATCAGCTTTCCGTATACGTTTGAACTTCCAGAGTACATTGAAGATAATCATCAAGAAATAACATTACGTCTATCAGCGTTGCGTATCGAGAAAGATGTTGTGTACGCATCGACAACGAAAAGTGATTTTCAAAAAGAATCAGTAGTTTCTGGTTATCTTGAATTTGCCAATGTTACCCAGTTGGATGAACACTGGAGCTTTAGCTCGGCGATTGGTAACCACATCTCTTATTATCGCAATGACTTTGAATATCGCTCATCATTACTTGAGCCTTATAAAGATCAACTGGATGGCGTGTATCTGAATACTGACGCATGGGCATACATCGTAGAACCTAAGGTAAAACTGACCTTTGAAGACAAGCATGACTGGGGAAAATACAAACTAAGCACCAGTTGGCATTACTTTAATGGTATTGGTTGGGGTGAGGCGAATGAAGGCAACATTGGGCACCCTGAAGGCTGGTACATCGCAAACGAAGCCAAGATCTTTTACGACTTAATACGCTGGGATAAAAACATTACTTCGATGTATTCAAGTATCAGAAGAATTGATATCGGGGGCGATACGGTTGCATCTATGGGAACATCGTCCTATTACGAAGGCAGTGTAGGCTGGTTGCTCAATCCTAATCTGTTTAATGATTGGGTGGACAATGTCGGGATTGGATTGACGATTAATTATGGAAGCAGTTTGAAAGGAGGGAGCTTAGTTATCTTCTTTAACCAAGATTGA
- a CDS encoding GGDEF domain-containing protein has product MIEKGSSMRILLVDDVQLDRMQLAIRLKQLGHIVEAVGSGREALDVYSDFDPELVLLDISMPDMDGFEVANEVRSRFPEWVPIIFLSGHEEPAMIAKAIDAGGDDYLIKPVNKVVLNSKLIAMQRIAHMRRELKQSTAKLEELNILLQQQANEDGLTKLYNRRYMDTKLEESIAWHGRRNIPMTVILLDVDFFKPYNDNYGHIQGDSCLQGLASTLKQLFVRAGEYVGRYGGEEFVLILSDTDSEAASLQAMRIKEALHEMNYAHDHSTVSDRVTVSQGVLSFIPGGDESIASIYDKVDQALYQAKQSGRNTFIQRNILELAR; this is encoded by the coding sequence ATGATAGAAAAGGGATCTTCGATGCGCATATTGCTGGTTGATGATGTTCAACTAGACAGAATGCAACTTGCGATTCGGCTTAAGCAACTGGGTCATATTGTTGAAGCTGTAGGCAGCGGCAGAGAAGCCCTGGATGTTTATTCTGACTTTGATCCTGAACTCGTATTACTCGATATTAGCATGCCAGACATGGATGGTTTTGAAGTCGCTAACGAGGTTCGTAGTCGGTTCCCAGAATGGGTTCCTATTATATTTTTGAGTGGTCACGAAGAGCCAGCAATGATCGCTAAGGCTATCGATGCTGGCGGTGACGATTACCTGATTAAGCCAGTTAACAAAGTTGTTCTAAATTCCAAGTTGATTGCGATGCAGCGTATCGCTCATATGCGACGAGAATTAAAGCAGAGTACCGCCAAACTCGAAGAGCTCAACATTCTCCTTCAACAACAGGCCAACGAAGACGGCCTTACCAAATTGTATAATCGTCGATATATGGATACTAAGCTTGAAGAAAGTATTGCATGGCATGGAAGACGTAATATACCTATGACAGTCATACTACTGGATGTAGACTTCTTTAAGCCCTACAACGATAATTACGGCCATATTCAAGGAGATAGTTGCTTACAGGGGCTTGCAAGCACCCTTAAACAGCTCTTTGTCCGTGCGGGTGAGTATGTTGGTCGTTATGGCGGTGAAGAATTTGTTTTAATTCTGAGTGATACGGACAGTGAAGCGGCTAGTCTACAGGCCATGAGAATCAAAGAAGCGCTTCATGAGATGAATTACGCACACGATCATTCAACGGTGTCTGATAGGGTGACAGTGTCACAAGGTGTGTTGTCGTTTATACCGGGAGGCGATGAGTCAATTGCGTCTATCTACGATAAGGTTGACCAAGCGCTTTATCAAGCTAAACAAAGCGGTAGAAATACCTTTATACAGCGCAACATTTTGGAGCTTGCTCGTTAA
- a CDS encoding DUF3069 domain-containing protein, giving the protein MSDATNNEPQEIDLTTISPELRQVIEFDEVPKEMHFMVTSIHEVSEEAVREAWNSLPASAQNVLDNFEQFHALISVSQAFAGVNVMEEFPTLKLPEDMSDEEKEEYRAQLLDQVLHNCVKDMVKQIKKARRDAILKRDFKEVFTK; this is encoded by the coding sequence ATGTCAGACGCTACAAACAACGAACCACAAGAAATCGATTTAACGACCATCTCGCCAGAGCTTCGTCAAGTTATCGAATTTGATGAAGTGCCAAAAGAGATGCACTTTATGGTTACTTCTATTCATGAAGTGTCTGAAGAAGCAGTACGTGAAGCATGGAATAGTCTTCCAGCAAGCGCACAAAATGTTTTGGACAACTTCGAGCAGTTCCACGCTCTAATCAGTGTTAGCCAAGCTTTCGCTGGTGTTAACGTGATGGAAGAGTTCCCTACTCTTAAACTTCCAGAAGATATGTCTGACGAAGAAAAAGAAGAGTACCGAGCTCAACTGCTAGACCAAGTTCTACACAATTGTGTAAAAGACATGGTTAAACAAATCAAGAAAGCTCGTCGTGATGCTATCTTGAAGCGTGATTTTAAAGAAGTTTTTACTAAGTAA
- the modC gene encoding molybdenum ABC transporter ATP-binding protein ModC encodes MSALVLQYQQQLGETFFDIDLELPSSGITAIFGRSGAGKTSLINAISGLKQPDKGLISVSGTTLFDSKNGVNLPTHQRNVGYVFQESRLFPHMKVTANLKYGMKRADQAHFDQIVSLLSLGLLLDRYPARLSGGEKQRVAIGRALLSKPSILLMDEPLASLDLPRKREVMPFLENLSETVQIPIIYVTHSLNEILRLANHLVIIEQGKVISSGVTEEVWASRAMQPWQSFSEQSSLFEATLAEHNDDYALSRLMLGKSTSLWVQKVSSEIGASVRLQVRANDVSIALEQPQRTSIRNILPVTIRSVETHQQGSNKQSVAVELELEPGCYLWATITLWALDELNLEIGQQVYAQIKGVSVTQRDIAVTH; translated from the coding sequence ATGAGTGCATTAGTCCTCCAGTATCAACAACAACTTGGTGAAACCTTTTTCGATATCGACTTGGAGCTGCCAAGTAGCGGTATTACTGCAATTTTTGGTCGTTCTGGCGCGGGAAAAACTTCACTCATTAATGCGATTAGTGGTCTAAAACAGCCAGATAAGGGTTTGATCAGTGTATCTGGAACCACTCTGTTTGATAGCAAGAATGGCGTTAATTTACCGACTCACCAACGCAATGTCGGTTATGTGTTCCAAGAGTCTCGATTGTTCCCGCACATGAAGGTGACGGCGAACCTTAAGTACGGTATGAAAAGAGCCGATCAAGCGCATTTTGACCAAATTGTTTCGTTGTTATCTTTGGGTTTGTTACTTGATCGTTATCCAGCTCGCTTATCTGGCGGAGAGAAGCAGCGTGTGGCAATTGGCCGTGCACTGTTATCTAAGCCAAGCATTCTGTTGATGGATGAACCACTTGCGTCTTTGGATCTGCCGCGTAAACGTGAAGTGATGCCGTTTCTGGAAAATTTATCTGAAACTGTTCAGATCCCGATCATCTATGTTACTCACAGTCTTAATGAGATTTTACGCTTAGCCAATCACTTAGTGATTATTGAGCAAGGCAAAGTTATTTCATCGGGAGTAACCGAAGAGGTATGGGCATCAAGAGCAATGCAGCCGTGGCAATCTTTCTCAGAACAAAGTTCGCTTTTTGAAGCGACTTTAGCTGAGCACAATGATGATTATGCGCTGTCTCGCTTAATGCTAGGAAAATCGACATCGTTATGGGTTCAAAAAGTGTCAAGTGAGATTGGTGCTTCGGTAAGGCTGCAAGTTAGGGCAAATGACGTCTCTATCGCACTAGAACAGCCACAAAGGACTTCGATACGTAATATTCTTCCTGTGACCATTCGAAGCGTAGAGACGCATCAGCAGGGCTCTAACAAACAGTCTGTCGCTGTCGAATTGGAACTAGAACCTGGATGTTATCTGTGGGCCACGATCACACTGTGGGCGCTGGATGAGTTAAACCTAGAAATTGGTCAACAAGTTTACGCACAAATCAAAGGTGTGAGTGTCACGCAGCGAGATATTGCGGTTACGCATTAA
- the modB gene encoding molybdate ABC transporter permease subunit, producing MMYLSEYEYQALMLSLKVAGFAILWLIPIGIGLAWLLAKKQFIGKSIIESIVHLPLVLPPVVIGYLLLVMMGRQGLIGAWLNDVFGIVFSFSWKGASLACVVVALPLMVRSIRLSLETVDCKLEEAAATLGASPIRVFFTITLPLMIPGIITGTMLSFARSLGEFGATISFVSNIPGETQTIPLAMYTFIETPGAEMEAARLCVISIVIALSSLMLSEWLNRKSSQRLGGNA from the coding sequence ATGATGTATTTATCGGAATACGAATATCAAGCGTTAATGTTGAGCTTGAAAGTTGCTGGGTTTGCGATCTTATGGCTTATTCCTATCGGCATTGGCTTAGCGTGGCTGCTTGCTAAAAAGCAGTTTATTGGCAAAAGTATTATAGAAAGCATCGTGCATCTGCCTTTGGTGCTTCCTCCTGTGGTTATCGGCTATTTGTTGTTGGTGATGATGGGCAGACAAGGGTTAATAGGTGCATGGCTCAATGACGTGTTTGGTATTGTATTCAGCTTTAGCTGGAAGGGTGCATCACTTGCTTGTGTTGTCGTCGCGTTGCCGCTAATGGTTCGCTCTATCAGGCTCAGCTTAGAAACAGTAGACTGTAAACTCGAAGAAGCTGCAGCTACATTGGGCGCTTCTCCGATCCGTGTGTTTTTCACCATCACTTTACCTTTGATGATCCCTGGGATCATCACCGGCACAATGCTTTCTTTTGCAAGAAGCTTAGGTGAATTTGGCGCGACGATAAGCTTTGTTTCCAATATCCCCGGTGAAACACAAACTATTCCATTGGCCATGTATACCTTTATCGAAACCCCTGGTGCAGAAATGGAAGCGGCGCGTTTGTGCGTCATCTCTATTGTGATTGCGCTTAGTTCGTTGATGTTATCTGAATGGCTAAATAGAAAATCATCACAGCGATTGGGAGGAAACGCATGA